From a region of the Salinispira pacifica genome:
- a CDS encoding lipopolysaccharide biosynthesis protein — protein sequence MSDTGFSIKKVFAGASIYSLGEVLVKASGFFLIPIYTRVLTPADFGIVGYLQVILQIVTVVVGFGFNGAQTRYYYENKANIQNIGRFNFTINLIPIGFGLIVVLPLAILSSKYDWTIGSARIPFHPYLILTLGTVVLQVMANNAVAYYKAQQRFSITAVLQVFRFLLITGATLYLVLARDMGALGRVGGLFLGMAGFVLISFQGYAKNFVFKPSKSALIYAFSFGGPIVVHLLAANIHNALDRVILEKFVSIEELGIYTLGFTIGNAMAILVTAFNQAYQPSYFQLMSSSAEDKSEKTLKIFKIWLALITLIAVSGIVLGKPFISIFAGADFQRTIEIFPLIIISFFASSFYYFFSAPIFFFKKTVYLPLITGTSAVLNIILNFILIPIYGISGAAIATIISHVMQSVLAFFIGNRLYKVSWPLHWVVLSSMSVALAFIFTQLVSVS from the coding sequence ATGTCTGATACAGGGTTTTCGATTAAAAAGGTTTTTGCCGGTGCATCTATCTACTCTCTTGGAGAGGTGCTGGTAAAGGCTTCCGGATTCTTCCTTATACCAATATATACAAGAGTTCTAACACCAGCCGATTTTGGAATAGTAGGCTATCTTCAAGTTATTCTACAGATTGTTACTGTAGTTGTCGGTTTTGGATTTAATGGAGCCCAGACTCGTTACTACTATGAAAATAAGGCAAACATCCAAAATATAGGAAGATTCAATTTTACGATAAATTTGATTCCCATCGGTTTTGGTTTGATAGTAGTGCTTCCTCTTGCCATATTAAGCTCCAAATATGATTGGACAATAGGTAGCGCAAGAATACCGTTTCATCCCTATTTGATTCTTACACTCGGAACTGTTGTTCTACAAGTGATGGCAAATAATGCTGTGGCTTATTATAAAGCTCAACAGCGATTCTCAATAACCGCCGTATTGCAAGTATTTCGATTTTTACTAATAACTGGAGCCACTCTCTACTTGGTTCTTGCTCGGGATATGGGGGCTTTAGGCAGAGTAGGTGGATTATTCCTTGGGATGGCAGGCTTTGTGTTAATCAGTTTCCAAGGTTACGCAAAAAACTTTGTTTTTAAACCTTCAAAATCTGCACTAATTTATGCTTTTAGTTTTGGCGGTCCGATTGTAGTTCACCTGTTGGCAGCAAATATTCACAACGCACTGGACAGGGTAATACTTGAGAAGTTTGTATCTATAGAAGAACTGGGTATATATACGCTTGGATTTACCATTGGCAATGCAATGGCTATTTTGGTAACTGCATTCAACCAGGCATATCAGCCAAGTTATTTCCAACTTATGTCATCTTCTGCTGAAGATAAGTCAGAAAAAACCCTGAAGATATTTAAAATATGGCTGGCTTTGATTACCCTCATAGCTGTTTCTGGCATTGTTTTGGGAAAACCATTTATTAGTATTTTTGCCGGTGCAGACTTTCAGCGGACCATTGAAATTTTTCCATTGATAATAATATCTTTTTTTGCAAGCAGCTTTTATTATTTTTTTTCAGCACCTATTTTCTTCTTCAAAAAGACTGTGTATTTACCACTTATTACAGGAACCAGCGCAGTACTAAATATTATTCTTAATTTCATCTTAATACCTATCTATGGAATTAGCGGAGCTGCAATTGCTACTATTATTTCACATGTGATGCAGTCAGTTTTGGCATTTTTTATAGGTAACCGTTTATATAAGGTGTCCTGGCCCTTGCATTGGGTAGTTTTATCATCAATGTCAGTTGCATTAGCTTTTATCTTTACACAATTAGTGAGTGTATCTTAG
- a CDS encoding cytidylyltransferase domain-containing protein has product MSGKIVAIIPARKGSKRLPGKNALELGGKPLFMWSVDAARNSNIFDTIIVSTDDQFIINECREKNIECIERAAELASDTASSVDVVLNVLEHLDEAYSAVVLLQPTSPLRSAEDIYNAYKLFNSKSANSVVTVCEVDHPVEWTMELSDDGSLSPFVNNFLNRRSQDASVRYRLNGAVYISSIDSFIRERSFFPTEKIYASVMSRENSVDIDTELDFKLAQAIILDLPKK; this is encoded by the coding sequence ATGAGCGGAAAAATTGTGGCCATAATTCCTGCGCGCAAAGGTAGTAAGCGCTTACCTGGAAAAAATGCCCTTGAGCTTGGCGGAAAACCATTATTCATGTGGTCGGTAGATGCTGCTCGTAATAGCAATATCTTCGATACAATAATTGTAAGCACGGATGATCAGTTCATTATCAATGAATGCAGAGAGAAAAATATAGAATGTATTGAGCGTGCTGCGGAACTTGCGAGCGACACTGCAAGTTCTGTAGATGTGGTGTTGAATGTGCTTGAACACTTGGATGAAGCGTATTCAGCAGTAGTGCTTCTGCAACCAACATCTCCGCTTAGATCCGCGGAAGATATTTACAACGCCTATAAGCTATTTAATTCAAAGAGTGCAAATAGTGTTGTCACTGTATGCGAAGTTGATCATCCTGTCGAATGGACTATGGAATTATCCGATGATGGTTCTCTATCGCCCTTTGTTAATAATTTTCTAAACCGGAGAAGTCAGGACGCATCTGTGCGGTACAGGTTGAATGGAGCTGTGTATATTTCTTCTATAGATTCCTTTATCCGAGAGCGAAGCTTCTTTCCAACAGAAAAAATCTATGCGTCGGTAATGAGTCGCGAAAATTCTGTTGATATAGATACTGAGCTGGATTTTAAGCTTGCTCAGGCTATCATCTTAGATTTGCCAAAGAAGTAG
- a CDS encoding sugar phosphate nucleotidyltransferase, protein MQEIIVDDLLINKDQSVKTAMRQLDKVASKVLFVVDNDEVLLGSVSDGDIRRFILQNYSIEEPVGGMCNRSCLSIGPVEDLHKAYEQMQARDISFAPRVNANNRVVDIISLPSSHKKVAHRDGDLDLPVVIMAGGKGTRMEPFTNVLPKPLIPIGNGTIMEIIIDGFQEYGISQFYFTLNYRGEMIRAYFDGIDRDYEVNYVWEKEFNGTAASLKLIKDIKRDFIVSNCDIIVKTNYSQVYEFHKESGAMLTVISSIQHEQFPYGVIDFKEGGEVTGLREKPEFSFPINTGVYILSSECFEYIPEGEFFHMTHLIERLIKEGKKVVTFPVNEKDFIDTGQWDEYKTALDRLL, encoded by the coding sequence ATGCAGGAAATTATTGTTGATGATTTACTGATAAACAAGGATCAGTCTGTAAAGACAGCTATGCGCCAGCTGGATAAGGTTGCGTCCAAAGTATTATTTGTTGTAGATAATGATGAAGTATTGCTTGGAAGTGTTTCAGACGGAGATATTCGCCGATTCATCCTGCAGAATTATTCTATTGAAGAACCTGTTGGCGGGATGTGTAACCGAAGTTGTTTAAGCATTGGACCGGTTGAGGATCTGCATAAGGCGTATGAACAGATGCAAGCCAGGGATATTTCTTTCGCACCCCGGGTAAATGCGAATAATCGTGTTGTTGATATTATCAGTTTGCCATCGTCTCACAAGAAAGTAGCGCACAGAGATGGTGATCTGGATCTTCCGGTTGTGATTATGGCGGGTGGAAAGGGTACGCGCATGGAGCCCTTTACTAATGTATTGCCAAAGCCGTTGATTCCCATCGGGAACGGCACAATCATGGAAATAATCATTGACGGATTTCAAGAATATGGAATCAGCCAGTTTTACTTTACGCTCAATTATCGCGGTGAAATGATTCGGGCATATTTTGATGGAATTGATCGTGATTATGAAGTGAACTATGTGTGGGAAAAGGAGTTTAACGGTACGGCTGCAAGTCTGAAACTGATTAAAGATATTAAGCGCGATTTCATTGTTTCCAATTGCGATATAATCGTTAAAACCAACTATTCACAAGTATATGAATTTCATAAAGAAAGCGGGGCTATGCTTACGGTCATTTCATCAATTCAACACGAGCAGTTTCCTTATGGTGTGATTGACTTTAAAGAAGGTGGCGAAGTAACAGGCCTTCGTGAAAAACCGGAATTTTCTTTTCCTATAAACACTGGGGTGTATATTCTGAGTTCAGAGTGTTTTGAGTACATTCCTGAAGGTGAATTTTTCCATATGACACACTTAATTGAGCGGTTAATTAAAGAGGGAAAAAAGGTTGTTACTTTTCCTGTGAATGAGAAAGATTTTATTGATACCGGGCAATGGGACGAGTATAAAACTGCATTGGATCGCTTGTTATGA
- the neuC gene encoding UDP-N-acetylglucosamine 2-epimerase, which yields MKAICFVTATRAEYGLLFPLIQKFKSSGMFRIQGIITGAHLSPEFGYTKGEIQADLFDESEDVEILLSSDSPVGVTKAMGLGMISFGEVLARFNPDLLVLLGDRYEMLSVASAALVHKIPIAHLHGGEITEGAYDDSIRHAITKLSHLHFTATEQYRRRVIQMGEQPNSVFNVGAIGIDNIKNLHLLSRQSLFSDLGIPSNTKVAVVTYHPVTLNSQAVEHQIRELLAGLQARDDLFIVFTKANADNEGRKINKALQKYVSEHTDTTALFDSLGVLRYLSLVKAADVVIGNSSSGILEAPALATPVINIGDRQKGRTRPEGVIDCSCQKSDIIQAIDTALSAEFAQVFTSSSNPYGDGKTSENIFSIISEIRSFSDLVQKKFYPISISEDN from the coding sequence ATGAAAGCTATATGTTTTGTGACTGCTACCCGGGCTGAATATGGTCTCTTATTTCCTTTGATACAGAAGTTTAAATCATCCGGTATGTTTAGGATCCAGGGGATTATAACCGGTGCGCATTTATCACCGGAGTTCGGGTATACCAAGGGTGAGATACAGGCTGATTTGTTCGATGAGAGTGAGGATGTTGAAATTTTACTTTCGTCTGACAGTCCTGTGGGTGTTACGAAAGCCATGGGTCTTGGAATGATTTCATTCGGCGAAGTGTTGGCAAGATTCAATCCTGATTTGCTTGTACTTTTGGGCGACAGATATGAAATGCTATCGGTCGCATCAGCAGCTTTGGTACATAAAATTCCTATAGCCCATTTGCACGGAGGGGAAATTACAGAAGGCGCTTATGATGATAGTATTCGCCATGCCATTACAAAATTGAGTCATCTGCATTTCACTGCCACAGAACAGTACCGCCGCCGCGTGATTCAAATGGGAGAGCAGCCAAATTCTGTTTTCAATGTCGGTGCAATCGGGATCGATAACATAAAAAATCTGCACCTGTTATCCAGACAGTCACTGTTTTCAGATTTAGGCATTCCATCCAATACGAAGGTTGCCGTAGTCACATACCATCCTGTTACACTTAACTCCCAGGCAGTAGAGCACCAGATTCGTGAGTTACTAGCCGGACTCCAGGCTCGGGATGATTTATTCATTGTCTTTACAAAAGCAAATGCAGATAACGAAGGGCGTAAAATCAACAAGGCACTGCAAAAATATGTTTCAGAGCATACTGATACCACGGCTTTGTTTGATTCCCTTGGAGTGTTGAGATATTTAAGTCTCGTAAAAGCTGCTGATGTTGTGATCGGAAATTCTTCCAGCGGTATATTAGAGGCTCCTGCCTTGGCTACTCCGGTGATAAACATAGGCGATCGTCAGAAAGGACGCACACGGCCCGAAGGAGTAATAGATTGCAGCTGTCAAAAGAGTGATATCATTCAAGCTATTGATACCGCACTTTCAGCTGAATTTGCGCAGGTTTTTACATCTTCCTCAAATCCTTATGGAGATGGAAAAACTTCCGAAAATATTTTTTCTATAATCTCCGAAATCAGATCATTTTCTGATCTTGTGCAAAAAAAATTCTATCCCATATCAATCAGTGAGGATAACTAA
- a CDS encoding NeuD/PglB/VioB family sugar acetyltransferase — protein MKEKILLIGGGGHCRSCIDVIETEGKYEIAGIVDGALEKGSDVLGYPVLGEDEDIPELLSKITTNCLITVGQIKSPAVRVKLVELTAQLNASFPIIVSPHAYVSSHAEVNAGSIIMHGAVVHVGVKVGAHCIINSQALLEHDSQVGSFTHISTAAILNGDVLVNDRCFVGSSATLYQGINIASGVIVPAGSVVRKSITKPGVVRSV, from the coding sequence ATGAAAGAAAAAATTCTTCTCATCGGTGGTGGAGGTCATTGCCGCAGCTGTATAGATGTTATTGAGACCGAAGGGAAGTATGAAATCGCCGGAATTGTAGATGGTGCCTTGGAGAAAGGAAGTGATGTTCTGGGGTATCCTGTCCTGGGTGAAGACGAAGACATACCTGAGCTTCTGTCCAAGATCACCACGAATTGTTTAATTACTGTCGGTCAAATAAAGAGTCCGGCTGTACGGGTAAAATTGGTTGAACTGACAGCCCAATTAAACGCATCTTTTCCGATCATCGTAAGTCCGCATGCGTATGTATCTTCCCATGCCGAAGTAAATGCGGGGTCTATTATTATGCATGGAGCTGTAGTACATGTGGGGGTGAAGGTTGGTGCTCACTGTATTATTAACTCCCAGGCTCTTCTTGAGCATGACTCTCAGGTCGGAAGTTTCACACATATATCAACAGCTGCGATCCTGAATGGTGATGTGTTGGTTAATGACCGATGTTTCGTGGGCAGCTCTGCTACCCTGTACCAGGGGATCAATATAGCTTCAGGTGTCATTGTTCCAGCCGGGTCTGTTGTGAGGAAGAGCATTACGAAACCGGGTGTTGTTCGATCGGTATAG
- a CDS encoding LegC family aminotransferase — protein sequence MNANTDAVIDVIRGRHGKSGFIPLHAPVFLGNEKKYLNECIDSTFVSSVGKYVDRFEEMVAEFTGARKAVAVVNGTNGLHLALRLVGVEVGDEVITQALTFVATTNAIHYAHAHPVFVDVDRDTMGMSPESLEEFLAAQCIRQDGFVKNKTTGRKVSAVMPMHTFGHPARITEIVGICKEWGIPVVEDAAESLGSYDNGQHTGTFGEVAVFSFNGNKTITTGGGGMIVTNNEELGNTAKHLSTTAKVPSSWEFFHDDIGYNYRLPNLNAALGCAQMEKLPEILKNKKETAEYYRQNLSELKGLEFFSPRQGVAVNNWLNAVVLESKNERDRFLKITNEAGIQTRPIWVLQNKLPMNSAAQADNLENSLWLEDRVVNIPSSVVL from the coding sequence ATGAATGCAAATACAGATGCCGTGATTGATGTAATTCGTGGACGTCATGGTAAGTCAGGCTTTATCCCCCTCCATGCCCCTGTTTTTCTTGGAAATGAAAAAAAGTATCTCAATGAGTGTATTGATTCAACATTTGTTTCTTCTGTAGGTAAATATGTTGATCGTTTCGAAGAGATGGTTGCAGAGTTCACAGGTGCCAGAAAGGCTGTGGCAGTTGTTAATGGTACGAATGGCTTGCATTTGGCACTTCGTTTGGTGGGTGTGGAAGTCGGTGATGAGGTAATTACCCAGGCACTGACGTTTGTCGCCACAACCAATGCCATCCATTACGCTCATGCTCACCCTGTGTTTGTGGATGTTGACCGTGATACCATGGGGATGTCCCCTGAGAGCTTAGAAGAGTTTCTTGCCGCCCAATGCATACGACAAGATGGGTTTGTTAAGAATAAAACCACCGGCAGAAAGGTCTCTGCAGTTATGCCAATGCATACGTTCGGGCATCCAGCCCGGATTACCGAAATTGTGGGAATTTGTAAAGAATGGGGTATTCCGGTTGTAGAAGACGCCGCTGAATCGCTTGGATCTTATGATAACGGTCAGCATACCGGGACATTCGGTGAAGTTGCTGTTTTTTCATTTAATGGCAACAAAACTATTACCACAGGCGGTGGCGGGATGATTGTCACTAACAATGAGGAATTGGGCAATACAGCAAAGCATCTCAGTACCACTGCAAAAGTGCCGTCATCCTGGGAATTCTTTCATGATGATATCGGCTACAATTACCGCTTGCCCAATTTGAATGCAGCTCTTGGTTGCGCCCAAATGGAAAAGTTGCCGGAAATTCTGAAGAATAAAAAAGAAACTGCGGAATACTATCGTCAGAACCTGTCAGAACTCAAAGGGTTGGAGTTCTTCAGTCCTCGCCAAGGTGTAGCAGTTAATAACTGGCTCAATGCAGTAGTCCTTGAATCAAAAAATGAACGGGACAGATTTTTGAAAATTACCAACGAGGCCGGTATTCAAACACGACCTATTTGGGTTTTGCAGAACAAGCTGCCTATGAATAGTGCCGCCCAGGCAGATAATCTGGAAAATTCATTATGGCTGGAAGACAGGGTTGTGAATATTCCAAGTAGTGTAGTCCTATGA
- a CDS encoding UDP-N-acetylglucosamine 4,6-dehydratase, with amino-acid sequence MNNLSILGRTNELLEEDVVANETFLLSRVSNSSFLVIGGAGSIGQAVTKEIFSRNPKRLHVVDLSENNLVELVRDIRSSIGYIDGDFRTFALDCGSWEFEAYFRNQERFDYVLNLSALKHVRSERDPYTLMRMVEVNILNSIKTIELAIETGVKKYFAVSTDKAANPVNMMGASKRIMEQYLFKYADQIDISTARFANVAFSDGSLLHGFKQRLEKMQPISAPNDVRRYFVTFKEAGQLCLMSTIFGNTREIFFPKLSEELHLVTFSEIAKKFLKSRRLTPVECTSEDEARSSVERLAAEGRWPCYFSSSDTTGEKDFEEFFTENEEVDLERFATLGVVKNPHSRSPEKLTQFLEDIQSMKKRMQWNKEELVQAFARLLPEFAHKETGKYLDGKM; translated from the coding sequence ATGAATAACCTTTCTATATTAGGCCGCACAAATGAACTGTTAGAGGAAGATGTGGTTGCCAATGAGACGTTCCTCTTGTCGCGCGTTTCGAATTCTTCATTCCTTGTGATCGGAGGTGCGGGATCTATCGGCCAGGCGGTTACAAAAGAGATCTTTTCACGCAATCCCAAGCGACTTCATGTAGTTGATCTCAGCGAAAATAATCTGGTCGAGTTGGTCAGAGACATCAGGAGCTCAATAGGCTACATAGATGGTGATTTCAGAACCTTCGCTCTGGATTGCGGGAGCTGGGAATTTGAAGCGTATTTTCGAAACCAGGAACGCTTTGATTATGTGCTTAATCTTTCTGCGCTCAAACACGTGCGCAGTGAGCGCGACCCATATACGCTCATGAGAATGGTTGAAGTGAACATTCTCAATTCAATCAAGACGATTGAGCTGGCCATAGAGACCGGCGTGAAAAAATATTTTGCTGTATCAACTGACAAGGCTGCAAATCCTGTGAATATGATGGGTGCTTCAAAACGGATTATGGAGCAGTACCTGTTTAAATATGCGGATCAAATTGATATTTCCACAGCCCGTTTTGCGAATGTAGCCTTCTCAGATGGAAGCCTGCTGCATGGATTTAAGCAGCGGCTGGAGAAGATGCAGCCAATTTCAGCGCCAAACGATGTGCGCCGCTATTTTGTTACATTTAAGGAAGCCGGCCAGTTATGTCTCATGTCCACGATTTTCGGTAACACCCGGGAAATTTTCTTCCCCAAACTAAGCGAAGAGCTTCACCTTGTAACCTTTTCTGAAATTGCCAAAAAGTTCCTGAAATCTCGCCGACTAACACCAGTGGAGTGTACTTCCGAAGATGAAGCACGCAGTTCCGTTGAACGTCTTGCTGCTGAGGGTAGGTGGCCTTGCTATTTTTCATCAAGTGATACAACCGGTGAGAAAGATTTTGAAGAATTTTTTACCGAAAACGAAGAAGTCGATCTTGAGCGTTTTGCGACATTGGGTGTTGTTAAAAATCCGCATTCACGATCGCCCGAGAAACTGACTCAGTTTCTTGAAGATATACAGTCCATGAAAAAGCGAATGCAGTGGAACAAAGAAGAACTCGTACAAGCGTTTGCCAGACTGCTGCCGGAATTTGCACACAAGGAAACCGGTAAATATCTAGATGGGAAGATGTGA
- a CDS encoding UDP-glucose dehydrogenase family protein → MSKNICVVGTGYVGLIAAVGLSDFGNTVVGVDINEEKVRRLNKGKSPIYEPGVEEYLHRNLQSGRLRFSSNAAEGIRSSEVILIAVGTPMDTDGTADLSFVYQVADTVADNLNEFTVVVTKSTVPVGTNAAIRDRIAERSGKDPERDFAVVSNPEFLREGRAVQDFFHPDRTVIGYENEKAKEVLVDVYRALNLISVPFVWCNLETAELIKYASNAFLATKIAFINQMANLAETVGADIHKIAKTMGMDGRISPKFLHPGPGYGGSCFPKDTQALIKTGEQFGVDMSIIKTVVSSNSYQKERMVTKLLQLMNLSDTDSQAFAGKRVALLGLAFKQETDDIRESPALLVAKKLSELGGEINAYDPKAIENFKVEFPNVQYFSDCYSAVEGVDAVMLLTEWNEFRSLDLEKIASTVRSKFILDARNLLDITEAQKWGFTYQGVGR, encoded by the coding sequence ATGAGTAAAAACATTTGCGTTGTAGGCACTGGCTATGTCGGCTTAATAGCTGCTGTGGGATTATCGGATTTCGGTAACACAGTAGTAGGTGTTGATATTAATGAAGAGAAAGTTCGTCGGCTTAATAAAGGCAAAAGCCCGATATATGAGCCTGGAGTTGAGGAGTACCTTCACCGGAATTTACAATCCGGCCGTCTCCGTTTTTCCAGTAATGCTGCAGAAGGTATCCGCTCTTCTGAAGTAATCCTCATCGCCGTGGGTACGCCCATGGATACGGATGGCACCGCAGATCTGAGCTTTGTATATCAGGTGGCAGATACTGTTGCCGACAACTTAAATGAGTTTACAGTAGTTGTAACGAAAAGCACGGTGCCTGTGGGTACCAACGCTGCTATTCGGGACAGAATAGCGGAGCGGTCAGGGAAGGATCCAGAGAGGGATTTTGCAGTAGTTTCCAACCCTGAATTCCTGAGAGAAGGCAGGGCCGTACAGGACTTCTTTCACCCAGACAGAACTGTAATAGGGTACGAGAATGAGAAGGCAAAAGAAGTGTTGGTGGATGTCTATCGCGCCCTCAACCTTATATCTGTACCGTTTGTATGGTGTAATCTTGAGACTGCCGAGTTGATCAAGTATGCGTCAAATGCATTCCTTGCAACCAAAATTGCATTTATTAATCAGATGGCCAATCTCGCAGAGACTGTTGGAGCGGATATTCATAAAATTGCAAAGACCATGGGTATGGACGGACGAATCAGTCCGAAATTTCTCCATCCGGGGCCAGGTTACGGGGGGAGCTGCTTTCCAAAGGACACTCAGGCCCTAATTAAAACCGGTGAGCAATTTGGTGTGGACATGAGTATTATAAAGACTGTGGTTTCATCGAATTCATATCAGAAGGAACGGATGGTTACAAAGCTCCTTCAGCTCATGAACTTATCAGATACTGACTCTCAGGCTTTTGCCGGAAAACGAGTGGCTCTTCTCGGCCTTGCATTCAAGCAGGAAACGGATGATATCAGAGAATCCCCTGCGTTGCTGGTTGCAAAAAAACTCAGCGAGTTGGGTGGTGAAATCAACGCATATGATCCAAAGGCTATTGAGAATTTTAAAGTCGAATTCCCGAATGTGCAGTATTTTTCTGATTGCTATTCAGCGGTTGAAGGAGTCGATGCTGTTATGCTTCTTACAGAATGGAATGAGTTCCGCAGTTTGGATCTTGAGAAGATCGCTTCTACTGTTCGCAGCAAATTTATACTGGATGCACGGAATCTTCTTGATATCACTGAAGCTCAAAAATGGGGCTTTACATATCAAGGTGTCGGGCGCTGA
- a CDS encoding winged helix-turn-helix transcriptional regulator: MSDQTIHIDDNEYQALKLIDEYEESSQAKAAPSQRDIAKALNMSVGMTNAIIKRLAAKGWLVINKVNGRNLSYALTPEGTKEVARRSYRYLRRTIGNVVRWKDAIDAEVRKAKEAGCSRVLLVGDSDLDFIVEHAANRHGLVFVRSFDVDAEKYSKNSALILFSERKDISEGIQYSEVHYVYLSNLLLPT, encoded by the coding sequence ATGTCAGATCAAACTATCCACATAGACGACAACGAATACCAGGCTCTCAAACTCATCGATGAATATGAAGAGTCCTCCCAGGCCAAGGCCGCACCTTCCCAGCGGGATATTGCCAAGGCCCTGAACATGAGTGTTGGGATGACCAACGCAATCATTAAGCGCCTGGCTGCCAAGGGCTGGCTGGTTATAAATAAGGTGAACGGCCGGAACCTGTCCTACGCCCTTACTCCTGAAGGCACCAAAGAAGTTGCCCGCAGAAGCTACCGCTACCTTCGCCGGACAATCGGCAATGTGGTGCGCTGGAAGGATGCAATAGACGCGGAAGTTCGCAAAGCCAAGGAAGCTGGCTGCAGCAGGGTGCTTCTTGTTGGCGACAGCGACCTTGATTTTATTGTGGAGCATGCTGCGAACAGGCATGGGTTGGTGTTTGTGCGGAGTTTTGATGTTGACGCTGAAAAGTATTCAAAAAACTCCGCTTTGATACTTTTTTCAGAACGAAAAGATATTTCTGAGGGAATCCAATACAGCGAAGTTCATTATGTGTATTTGTCAAATCTTTTATTGCCCACCTGA
- a CDS encoding response regulator transcription factor produces the protein MILIIDSQDIVRMGIQHEIPDEEIVCVNTLAEAEPYMNSETLPRLVICDVHIAGESSFDTAVRFCRRSCPVIFFTASQAAPHILEAKNMGAAGYILKTDSPDHLFNLIRSADSQQQFVLSPGAENRAEMENPDIHRMENLTPRELQIFRLLTEGKNYREIGELLFISPKTVNVHRRNIYSKLGAHNFSDLFKIALSTGTIEEPKE, from the coding sequence ATGATTTTGATCATAGACAGCCAGGACATTGTCCGCATGGGCATACAACACGAAATCCCGGATGAAGAAATTGTTTGTGTGAACACCTTAGCCGAAGCCGAACCTTACATGAACAGTGAAACCCTGCCCCGACTGGTGATCTGCGATGTGCACATCGCAGGTGAAAGCAGCTTCGACACAGCCGTACGCTTCTGCCGCCGGTCCTGCCCGGTCATCTTTTTTACCGCATCACAGGCTGCCCCCCACATTCTGGAGGCAAAAAACATGGGAGCTGCAGGATACATCCTCAAAACAGATTCTCCCGACCATCTGTTTAACCTCATCCGAAGTGCAGATTCACAGCAACAGTTTGTCCTCTCTCCCGGGGCGGAAAACCGGGCTGAAATGGAAAATCCGGATATCCACAGAATGGAAAACCTCACTCCCCGGGAACTGCAGATATTCAGACTTCTCACCGAAGGAAAAAACTACCGGGAAATCGGCGAACTGCTTTTTATAAGCCCCAAAACAGTAAATGTGCACAGACGCAACATATACAGCAAGCTGGGGGCACATAACTTCAGCGATCTGTTCAAAATTGCCCTGAGCACCGGAACAATAGAGGAACCTAAAGAATGA